The following are encoded together in the Candidatus Methylomirabilis oxygeniifera genome:
- a CDS encoding CDP-diacylglycerol-choline O-phosphatidyltransferase yields MGADVWPKITAWAVHLFTAFGAVIGAWCLVAIHRGDYREAFFGMLLAVVFDAVDGPLARRARVKEVLPQFDGTKLDDIVDYLNYVVVPIVFIHDANLLPASGSGWILFFPLLASAYRFCHVSAKTPDHFFTGFPSYWNILAFYYYVGRSPLWFNAAFTVFAAIMVLVPIRYIYPSRTRTLRPLTIGLGILWVAVLLMLLRQLPDPSPSLVAWSLVYPIYYTVLSFALHWRFLSEGRHTSFESR; encoded by the coding sequence ATGGGGGCGGACGTATGGCCGAAGATAACGGCGTGGGCGGTGCACCTGTTCACGGCCTTTGGCGCAGTTATCGGGGCCTGGTGTCTCGTCGCCATACACAGGGGCGATTATCGGGAAGCGTTCTTCGGGATGCTGCTGGCCGTTGTGTTCGATGCTGTGGATGGACCGCTGGCCCGGAGGGCTCGTGTTAAAGAGGTTCTGCCCCAATTCGATGGAACGAAGCTGGACGATATCGTCGACTATCTGAATTATGTCGTGGTCCCGATCGTGTTCATTCATGATGCGAACCTGCTGCCGGCGTCGGGCTCTGGCTGGATTCTGTTCTTTCCACTGCTTGCCAGCGCCTACCGTTTCTGTCACGTCTCTGCCAAGACGCCCGACCATTTTTTCACCGGATTTCCTTCGTACTGGAACATTCTGGCTTTCTACTATTATGTCGGGAGGAGTCCACTCTGGTTCAATGCGGCCTTCACCGTCTTCGCGGCGATCATGGTGCTGGTACCGATCAGATATATCTATCCCAGCCGCACTCGAACCCTCCGTCCTCTAACCATCGGACTGGGTATTCTGTGGGTGGCGGTACTCCTGATGCTCCTCCGGCAGCTTCCCGATCCGTCGCCATCGCTGGTTGCCTGGTCTCTGGTCTACCCGATCTACTATACAGTCCTCTCGTTTGCGCTGCATTGGCGCTTCCTGTCTGAAGGCAGACACACGTCTTTCGAATCACGGTGA
- a CDS encoding membrane protein of unknown function (Evidence 5 : No homology to any previously reported sequences) produces the protein MWGVDYSKGANFLLLGPYMLFGPDGRPDHDYYQHIAVSLTAFQFGFLGAYVYLIGDLVRAYFILDLTPQVFVASTIRVITGSLLALVTSFMTGYMSKEVNISLPLISFFFGYFPETALILIQKKVAGWIGLGETKYHAIPLSRLPGMSYAHETRLIREGYDNVENLATVRPLDLMLRTGFTHRQVRQWIAQAWLYSHMREDYEEFVKQTGITGADELAELLDKGNVGSTTPEEYLSAATGDKYTHKIAALCRLVGKWKERADRPLSLSPQYTRALFDKGQALKAKGDTKGAIEVFQRFLALVPPDSDDAKQVKEWIAKLGKSGRSTPNTGDEPGKP, from the coding sequence TTGTGGGGGGTCGATTACAGTAAGGGCGCCAACTTCCTACTGTTGGGGCCTTACATGCTGTTTGGGCCTGATGGCCGCCCCGACCATGACTATTACCAGCATATTGCGGTGAGTCTGACGGCCTTCCAGTTCGGCTTTCTCGGCGCCTACGTCTATCTGATCGGAGACCTCGTCAGGGCCTACTTTATACTCGATCTGACCCCGCAAGTGTTTGTAGCCAGCACCATCCGCGTCATCACCGGGAGCCTGCTAGCCTTGGTGACCTCATTTATGACGGGTTATATGTCGAAGGAAGTCAATATCAGCCTGCCATTGATTAGCTTTTTTTTCGGCTACTTTCCGGAAACAGCCCTGATTCTGATCCAAAAAAAGGTGGCCGGCTGGATTGGTCTGGGTGAGACGAAGTACCACGCTATACCGCTGTCAAGACTACCCGGCATGAGCTATGCGCACGAGACCCGCCTGATACGTGAAGGCTATGACAATGTAGAAAACCTGGCCACCGTTCGGCCGTTGGATTTGATGTTGCGGACAGGATTTACTCATCGTCAGGTGCGGCAGTGGATCGCGCAGGCATGGTTGTACAGCCATATGCGAGAGGATTACGAGGAGTTCGTCAAGCAGACCGGTATTACCGGTGCAGATGAACTCGCAGAGCTTCTTGATAAGGGTAACGTCGGCTCTACGACGCCGGAGGAATACTTGAGCGCCGCTACCGGCGACAAGTATACGCACAAGATTGCAGCACTATGCCGTTTGGTTGGTAAGTGGAAAGAACGAGCCGATCGTCCGCTGAGCCTGAGCCCCCAGTACACTCGTGCCCTGTTTGATAAAGGGCAGGCGTTGAAAGCGAAGGGGGACACGAAGGGGGCGATTGAGGTGTTTCAGCGATTTCTCGCACTCGTGCCGCCAGACTCCGACGATGCCAAGCAGGTCAAAGAATGGATCGCGAAGCTCGGCAAATCAGGCCGTTCCACACCGAACACAGGTGACGAGCCTGGGAAGCCGTAG
- a CDS encoding exported protein of unknown function (Evidence 5 : No homology to any previously reported sequences): protein MRWRSLSLLVVVLAALAVGYYAIETKRNGFGSDGNRLFRTEEKDVEEIVITRGEGRIVLKRKDDAWRLIEPVQATADDTEVTSLLHTLLEAKEERRIEDAPTNLADYGLERPSIQLGLTLKSGKTLPTILLGDLNPNGRSVYAKRPDQPAVFLATVVIRLRTDKKSDDFRNKALLALEPNQVTRVEITIKGQPISLSQVEEKGWEISKPIKARADAAVIGQMLWKIKDARVTTFVDSGPDAKRKYGLERPDLIVELKDAGGVKRLLLKKAADPQVGVYAMAEPGEDVVTLDAAFLDSLPNGPDAFKQSTPPASTSP from the coding sequence ATGAGGTGGCGATCGCTCAGCCTTCTCGTAGTGGTTCTGGCGGCTCTGGCCGTGGGCTACTACGCCATAGAGACCAAAAGGAATGGATTCGGGTCGGATGGCAACCGCCTATTCCGCACCGAGGAGAAGGATGTCGAAGAGATCGTCATCACGCGGGGCGAAGGGCGGATCGTGCTGAAGCGTAAAGACGATGCATGGCGCCTGATCGAACCTGTACAGGCCACGGCCGATGATACAGAGGTCACATCACTGCTCCATACGCTTCTGGAAGCTAAGGAAGAACGACGCATCGAGGACGCACCCACGAATCTCGCCGACTACGGGCTTGAGCGTCCTTCGATTCAGCTTGGTCTCACGCTCAAGAGTGGAAAGACCTTACCAACCATCCTGCTGGGCGATCTGAATCCGAACGGCCGCTCCGTCTACGCCAAACGACCCGATCAGCCCGCGGTCTTCCTGGCGACCGTTGTTATACGGCTCCGCACAGACAAGAAGTCGGACGACTTCCGTAACAAAGCGCTACTGGCGCTGGAACCGAACCAGGTCACCAGGGTCGAGATCACCATCAAGGGACAACCGATCAGCCTCAGCCAGGTTGAAGAAAAGGGATGGGAGATCAGCAAGCCGATCAAGGCCAGGGCAGATGCAGCCGTGATTGGGCAGATGCTGTGGAAGATCAAGGATGCCCGTGTGACCACATTTGTCGACTCCGGTCCAGACGCCAAACGTAAGTACGGCCTGGAACGTCCCGACCTGATCGTGGAGCTGAAGGACGCAGGCGGCGTGAAGCGCCTCCTGCTCAAGAAGGCTGCCGACCCGCAGGTCGGTGTCTACGCTATGGCCGAACCTGGAGAAGATGTGGTGACCCTCGATGCCGCCTTTCTGGACAGTTTACCGAACGGACCGGACGCCTTCAAACAGTCGACCCCACCTGCGTCAACCTCACCGTGA
- a CDS encoding exported protein of unknown function (Evidence 5 : No homology to any previously reported sequences), which translates to MKKRIFLLMVLSVFAVFGFEGCTATSTTKTEPVTTHETKRDSMESSEASPQSENTSATKAEGRTEVEEKKTEGVSGGILSRTLNFIGNVLAFPFRVVAGAIALVF; encoded by the coding sequence ATGAAGAAGAGAATATTCTTACTGATGGTGCTCAGTGTATTTGCTGTGTTTGGATTTGAAGGATGCACTGCTACTTCAACGACGAAGACAGAGCCAGTTACTACACACGAGACAAAACGAGATTCAATGGAATCAAGTGAAGCGTCTCCACAATCAGAAAACACCAGCGCGACAAAGGCAGAGGGGCGGACTGAAGTGGAGGAAAAGAAGACTGAGGGCGTATCGGGAGGTATTTTAAGCAGAACCTTAAATTTCATCGGCAATGTATTAGCTTTTCCTTTTAGAGTTGTCGCTGGTGCGATTGCACTTGTATTCTAA